One segment of Mycolicibacterium baixiangningiae DNA contains the following:
- a CDS encoding SDR family NAD(P)-dependent oxidoreductase: MDLGLSGKRFVVTGGTRGIGRAVVEGLLAEGAAVAFCARSQDAVAQAQAELAAEGATAVGAAVDVGDSAALTKWVGDASDALGGLDGVVANVSALAIPESGDNWRTSFDVDLMGTVGLVDAALPHLLAAGGGSIVTISSVSGREIDFAAGPYGTMKAAIIHYTQGLAFKLADRGVRANTVSPGNTYFPGGVWSSIEENDPKLFAHALGLNPTGRMATPEEVANAVVFLSSSAASFITGTNLVVDGALTRGVQF, encoded by the coding sequence ATGGATCTTGGCCTTTCGGGTAAGCGGTTCGTCGTCACCGGCGGCACCCGAGGTATCGGCCGCGCTGTCGTCGAGGGTCTACTCGCCGAAGGGGCGGCCGTCGCCTTCTGCGCGCGCTCCCAGGATGCCGTCGCGCAGGCCCAGGCGGAGTTGGCCGCCGAGGGGGCGACGGCGGTCGGTGCCGCGGTGGACGTCGGTGACTCCGCGGCGCTGACGAAGTGGGTGGGCGACGCCTCCGACGCGCTGGGCGGGCTCGACGGGGTGGTGGCCAACGTCAGCGCACTGGCGATCCCGGAGTCCGGGGATAACTGGCGCACCTCCTTCGACGTCGATCTGATGGGTACCGTCGGTCTTGTCGACGCCGCGTTGCCGCACCTGCTGGCCGCCGGCGGCGGGTCGATCGTGACGATTTCGAGCGTGTCCGGTCGCGAGATCGATTTCGCGGCCGGCCCTTACGGCACCATGAAGGCCGCGATCATCCACTACACGCAGGGTTTGGCCTTCAAGCTCGCCGACCGAGGGGTGCGGGCCAACACGGTCAGCCCGGGCAACACCTACTTCCCCGGCGGGGTGTGGTCGTCGATCGAAGAGAACGATCCGAAGTTGTTCGCCCATGCCCTCGGTTTGAATCCGACGGGCCGGATGGCCACACCCGAAGAGGTGGCCAATGCGGTGGTGTTCCTCAGTAGTTCGGCGGCGAGCTTCATCACCGGTACGAACCTGGTCGTGGACGGAGCGTTGACGCGCGGCGTCCAGTTCTAA
- a CDS encoding acetamidase/formamidase family protein, with protein MDHVTFVPSPEQFAFTFGGAAPVMRITAPTALTLWTEDAYGGRITSASDVATTALNTLDLNPQTGPFWIEGAEPGDTLAIHLVDLTPARTWGASTLIPFFGGLTSVPASPTLQDPLPERTYIYEYDSAAETLAFSAQGSDFELALPANPMLGTVGVAPARREVRTSLVPDVFGGNMDTPEMAAGATCYLRVNVPGALFSLGDGHYRQGEGESCGTAVEGAMHVTVIVELVKGGGPAWPRLETDTHLICVGSGRPLEEAWRAGQVEMITWLGELYGLDRLDAYQLLTQISLAPIANVVDTNYSSVTKIDKRLLPASAAFGGIHAELRSAAASLGTITY; from the coding sequence ATGGACCACGTCACCTTCGTCCCGTCGCCCGAGCAGTTCGCCTTCACCTTCGGCGGCGCCGCACCGGTCATGCGGATCACCGCACCCACAGCGCTGACGCTGTGGACCGAGGATGCATACGGCGGACGGATCACCAGCGCATCCGACGTCGCGACGACCGCGCTGAACACCCTGGATCTCAACCCCCAGACCGGACCGTTCTGGATCGAGGGCGCGGAACCCGGCGACACCCTCGCCATCCACCTCGTCGACCTGACACCGGCGCGCACCTGGGGCGCGTCGACGTTGATCCCGTTCTTCGGCGGCCTGACCAGTGTGCCGGCCAGTCCGACATTGCAGGACCCGTTGCCGGAGCGCACCTACATCTACGAATACGACTCCGCGGCAGAGACGTTGGCGTTCTCTGCGCAGGGCAGCGACTTCGAACTCGCGTTGCCCGCCAACCCGATGCTCGGCACGGTGGGCGTCGCCCCCGCCCGGCGCGAGGTCCGGACCTCGCTCGTGCCCGATGTGTTCGGCGGGAACATGGACACGCCGGAGATGGCCGCGGGCGCCACCTGCTACCTGCGGGTCAACGTCCCCGGCGCCCTGTTCTCGCTGGGCGACGGGCACTACCGCCAGGGCGAAGGTGAATCGTGTGGCACCGCGGTCGAAGGCGCCATGCACGTGACCGTGATCGTCGAACTCGTCAAGGGCGGTGGGCCGGCGTGGCCGCGGCTGGAGACCGATACGCACCTGATTTGCGTCGGCTCGGGCCGGCCGCTCGAGGAGGCGTGGCGAGCCGGGCAGGTCGAGATGATCACCTGGCTGGGCGAGCTCTACGGGCTGGACCGGCTCGACGCGTATCAATTGCTCACCCAGATATCCCTGGCGCCCATCGCCAATGTCGTCGACACCAATTACAGCTCCGTGACCAAGATCGACAAGCGCCTTCTCCCCGCGTCCGCGGCCTTTGGGGGGATTCACGCTGAATTGCGCTCGGCAGCAGCATCTCTCGGAACAATCACCTACTGA
- a CDS encoding FKBP-type peptidyl-prolyl cis-trans isomerase, with translation MNFSRVSYPVALAGCAASLVMMLAACGSDSDTSATSASTTSASWADEVLPSPVASTPAAASVCPTAAPANGGTPEWTLPGTTGSVAVTGSTDAVAPSVNVEAPFSVTETQVHTLQPGDGPVVADTASVSVCYMGVNGRDGTVFDNSYERGEPVEFPLDGVVPGFQKAIAGQKVGSTVAVAMVPADGYPEGQPAAGIEPGDSLVFAIKILGASG, from the coding sequence GTGAACTTCTCTCGTGTGTCCTACCCCGTCGCGCTTGCCGGCTGTGCCGCATCGCTGGTCATGATGCTCGCCGCGTGCGGCAGCGATTCGGATACCTCGGCGACCAGCGCGTCGACGACGAGCGCGTCATGGGCTGACGAGGTGCTTCCCTCACCGGTCGCCTCCACGCCGGCCGCGGCAAGCGTCTGCCCGACGGCCGCCCCGGCGAACGGGGGCACCCCCGAGTGGACGCTGCCCGGAACCACCGGCAGCGTCGCGGTCACCGGATCCACCGATGCGGTGGCGCCGTCGGTGAACGTGGAGGCGCCGTTCAGTGTCACCGAGACGCAGGTGCACACCCTGCAGCCCGGGGACGGCCCGGTCGTCGCGGACACGGCCTCGGTGTCGGTCTGCTACATGGGCGTCAACGGACGTGACGGCACGGTGTTCGACAACAGCTACGAGCGGGGTGAACCGGTCGAGTTCCCCCTCGACGGAGTCGTGCCGGGCTTCCAGAAGGCCATCGCCGGACAGAAGGTCGGATCCACCGTCGCCGTCGCCATGGTTCCCGCCGACGGCTACCCCGAAGGCCAGCCCGCCGCGGGAATCGAGCCGGGTGACTCCCTCGTCTTCGCGATCAAGATCCTGGGCGCCTCCGGCTGA
- a CDS encoding class I SAM-dependent methyltransferase — protein sequence MVEQSSWMQKVAADPGHSHWYVDRFRTMARDGADLVGEARLVDAMAPRGARILDAGCGPGRMGGYLAAAGHHVVGVDVDPVLIEAAEQDHPGPQWLVGDLAELDLPARGITEPFEVIASAGNVMTFLAPSTRVPVLTRLRAHLSDGGRAVIGFGAGRDYAFGQFLADAAESGLAPDLLLSSWDLRPFTDDSDFLVAILRPA from the coding sequence ATGGTCGAGCAGAGCAGCTGGATGCAGAAGGTCGCAGCCGACCCGGGCCACTCGCACTGGTACGTCGACCGCTTCCGCACCATGGCGCGCGACGGGGCGGACCTGGTCGGTGAGGCCCGGCTCGTGGACGCGATGGCGCCGCGCGGCGCCCGCATTCTCGACGCCGGATGCGGTCCCGGCCGGATGGGCGGGTACCTCGCCGCGGCCGGCCACCACGTGGTCGGTGTCGATGTCGACCCGGTACTCATCGAGGCAGCCGAACAGGATCACCCGGGACCGCAGTGGCTCGTCGGCGACCTCGCCGAACTCGACTTGCCCGCGCGAGGCATCACCGAGCCGTTCGAGGTGATCGCCTCGGCAGGCAATGTCATGACGTTCCTCGCCCCCAGCACCCGGGTGCCGGTGCTGACGCGGTTACGCGCCCACCTGTCGGACGGGGGCCGGGCGGTGATCGGCTTCGGCGCCGGTCGCGATTACGCGTTCGGCCAGTTCCTCGCCGACGCGGCCGAGTCGGGCTTGGCGCCGGATCTGCTGTTGTCGTCCTGGGATCTGCGGCCGTTCACCGACGACTCCGACTTCCTCGTCGCGATTCTCCGGCCGGCATAG
- a CDS encoding SRPBCC family protein yields the protein MTEETMAATTVINAPAARVFDLLADPATHTAIDGTGWVRQPVDRDPLTRTGQIFRMGMYHDNHPTKHYEMSNRVEVFERPRAIAWQPGAEPRYIPGHPDPEDTAVDYGGWIWRYDLEPVDDTRTGVTLTYDWSRVSPHYRDIEFPPFERQHLDNSLKHLAELAERP from the coding sequence ATGACTGAAGAGACCATGGCGGCCACGACCGTCATCAACGCCCCGGCCGCGAGGGTGTTCGATCTGCTCGCGGACCCGGCGACCCACACGGCGATCGACGGCACCGGGTGGGTGCGTCAACCCGTCGACCGCGATCCGCTGACTCGCACCGGCCAGATCTTCCGGATGGGGATGTACCACGACAACCACCCCACCAAGCATTACGAGATGTCGAACCGGGTCGAGGTGTTCGAGCGGCCGCGCGCGATTGCGTGGCAGCCCGGAGCCGAGCCCCGGTACATCCCGGGCCACCCCGATCCCGAGGACACCGCTGTCGACTACGGCGGATGGATCTGGCGATACGACCTCGAACCGGTGGACGACACTCGAACCGGGGTCACACTGACCTACGACTGGTCGCGCGTGTCCCCGCACTACCGCGACATCGAGTTCCCGCCCTTCGAGCGCCAGCACCTCGACAACTCGCTCAAACATCTCGCCGAGCTGGCCGAGCGGCCCTGA
- the merB gene encoding organomercurial lyase has product MTTDDEDVRLAVYRSFAETGACPAVDVMSARLDTEPDDVRIRLRRLADARHLVLDGDQVVMAHPFSSVPLGFSVMGVHTLWWGGCAWDSFAIPHLVDREPDVLVATRCPACDAALAWAVGRQSPPEGPEVAHFLVPAAQMWDDVVHTCGHQRLFCDEGCVEAWLVRNSFERGYVMDLGTLWRLARGWYAGRLEHGYQRREPADAAEYFHAVGLTGSFWGR; this is encoded by the coding sequence ATGACGACCGACGACGAGGACGTGCGACTGGCGGTCTACCGGAGCTTCGCCGAGACGGGCGCGTGTCCGGCGGTCGACGTGATGTCTGCACGGTTGGACACCGAACCAGACGATGTGCGAATACGGTTGCGGCGGTTGGCCGATGCACGCCATCTGGTTCTCGACGGTGACCAGGTGGTGATGGCCCACCCGTTCTCATCTGTTCCCCTGGGCTTCTCGGTCATGGGCGTGCACACATTGTGGTGGGGCGGCTGCGCGTGGGACTCCTTCGCGATCCCCCATCTCGTCGATCGAGAGCCGGATGTGCTTGTCGCTACGCGCTGTCCGGCGTGCGATGCTGCGCTCGCCTGGGCCGTCGGCCGGCAGTCGCCGCCCGAAGGGCCCGAGGTTGCGCACTTCCTCGTGCCGGCGGCGCAGATGTGGGACGACGTCGTGCACACCTGCGGTCATCAGCGCCTGTTCTGCGACGAGGGATGCGTTGAGGCGTGGCTGGTTCGGAACTCATTCGAACGTGGCTATGTGATGGATCTGGGCACGCTGTGGCGACTCGCTCGCGGCTGGTACGCCGGGCGACTCGAGCATGGCTATCAGCGCCGTGAGCCGGCCGACGCGGCGGAGTATTTCCACGCCGTCGGGCTGACCGGTTCGTTCTGGGGGCGGTGA
- a CDS encoding SRPBCC family protein has translation MGRTDTASGLIDAPIHRVFAALIDPVTLALWLPPVGMTGSFEHDDRVVQEVDFTSTEPAFAGTMTMTWWSPPLTTTRGST, from the coding sequence ATGGGTCGGACGGACACGGCATCTGGGTTGATCGATGCGCCGATCCACCGCGTCTTTGCGGCACTGATCGATCCGGTGACCCTCGCCCTCTGGCTGCCGCCAGTGGGTATGACGGGGAGCTTCGAGCACGACGACCGCGTCGTCCAGGAAGTGGACTTCACCTCCACGGAACCCGCCTTCGCCGGAACGATGACCATGACGTGGTGGTCACCACCGCTGACGACCACACGCGGGTCGACATGA
- a CDS encoding 13E12 repeat family protein, producing MFESVFDVDPGAGEAELRAQVEQLERMKAVAAAAQARATALWKAKRQAAEVAAAVPKYRRGRGLAAEVALARMDAPGRGGRHLGMATALVEEMPHTLAALEKGLLTEWRATLIVRESACLSLDHRRELDAEMCADAATLEGWGDARVEAEAKAIACRLDVEAVVDRTAKATADRCVTIRPAPNTMTYVTALLPVSQGVSVYAALKRSADTTFDDRSRGQLMADTLVERVTGQPAEQPVSVSLNLVLADTTLVGDDEAPGWCEGYGPVPAAVVRALVSDAVTDEQAKATLRRLYRHPHSGQLVAMESKARIFPKGLAAFIDIRDQICRTPYCNAPIRHHDHARPHHQGGPTSARNGLGECEACNYAKEAPGWTVTTSDDDGNHRAEFQTPTGATYQSTAPPLPGPPVRAVSVMENGLSIDIVTFAAA from the coding sequence ATGTTCGAAAGCGTGTTCGACGTCGATCCCGGTGCGGGTGAGGCAGAACTGCGCGCGCAGGTCGAGCAGCTCGAACGGATGAAGGCCGTCGCCGCGGCCGCGCAGGCCCGGGCGACCGCGTTGTGGAAGGCCAAACGGCAAGCCGCCGAAGTTGCGGCCGCTGTCCCGAAGTACCGGCGGGGTCGGGGGCTGGCCGCGGAGGTCGCGCTGGCCCGAATGGACGCCCCCGGCCGCGGCGGCCGCCACCTCGGCATGGCCACCGCTCTGGTCGAGGAAATGCCGCATACGCTGGCGGCGCTCGAAAAGGGACTGCTGACCGAGTGGCGGGCCACCCTGATCGTGCGCGAATCGGCGTGCCTGAGCCTCGACCACCGCCGCGAACTCGATGCCGAGATGTGCGCCGACGCCGCCACACTCGAGGGGTGGGGTGATGCCCGAGTCGAGGCCGAGGCCAAAGCGATCGCGTGCCGGCTGGATGTCGAAGCGGTGGTCGACCGGACGGCGAAGGCAACCGCCGACCGCTGTGTCACCATCCGTCCGGCACCGAACACCATGACGTACGTGACCGCGCTCCTACCGGTGTCGCAGGGGGTAAGTGTGTACGCCGCCTTGAAGCGCTCGGCTGATACCACGTTCGACGACCGATCCCGCGGACAGCTCATGGCCGACACGTTGGTGGAGCGGGTGACAGGGCAGCCGGCCGAGCAGCCCGTGTCGGTGTCGCTCAACCTCGTACTGGCCGACACCACCCTCGTCGGCGACGACGAGGCACCGGGGTGGTGCGAGGGTTACGGTCCGGTGCCGGCCGCCGTGGTCCGCGCGCTGGTCAGTGACGCCGTCACCGACGAACAGGCCAAGGCCACGCTGCGCCGTCTGTACCGCCACCCCCACAGCGGGCAATTGGTGGCGATGGAGTCTAAGGCGCGCATCTTCCCGAAAGGTCTGGCGGCCTTCATCGATATCCGCGACCAGATCTGCAGAACTCCCTACTGCAACGCCCCGATTCGCCACCACGACCACGCCAGGCCCCACCACCAGGGTGGGCCGACTAGCGCACGCAACGGGTTAGGCGAATGCGAAGCCTGCAACTACGCCAAGGAAGCGCCGGGCTGGACGGTCACCACTAGCGACGACGACGGGAACCACCGCGCCGAGTTCCAGACCCCGACCGGTGCGACCTATCAGTCAACCGCACCACCCCTGCCGGGGCCACCGGTCAGAGCCGTCTCCGTCATGGAGAACGGGCTCAGCATCGACATCGTCACGTTCGCCGCTGCGTGA
- a CDS encoding FAD-dependent oxidoreductase yields MSARVAVVCGASMAGLLAARVLADAYDSVIVVERDLLPDGVSQRPGVPQGHHLHMLLSSGLRILERLFPGLIADLRAGGAPTLDTRDLSLTYVEVSGHVLCRTGALADPDAMLTALASRPLLESVVRERVRALCNVSFREGHDVIGPVLSGRAVSGVQVSERGTGRQCVLSADLVIDATGRSARTPAFLAAQGFDRPVEQTYRVQLSYASQLFRVPAGAMREKVAIISPTLQRPTGAGMLAYEDNTVIFTLIGVAGHRLPTDLTEIRSAAAELLPRHIHTVLEAAEPLGTLHNRQYPASVWRRYDKLASFPTGLLVIGDAVCSFNPVYGQGMTSAALQARALQKVLANTGITELRRPYFRAAAHEIAPIWRANRLNDFAATPTTGWATWPQRALDSYTRAYMAAASTDRALTETFLRVLQGLDSGAALVGPGRVARVIANARRRTQAQVA; encoded by the coding sequence ATGTCGGCGCGAGTAGCGGTGGTATGTGGGGCGAGTATGGCTGGCCTGCTTGCCGCCCGGGTGCTCGCCGACGCATACGACTCGGTGATCGTGGTCGAGCGTGACCTGTTGCCCGACGGCGTGTCTCAGCGGCCCGGAGTGCCGCAGGGCCACCACCTGCACATGTTGCTCAGCTCAGGACTGCGGATCCTCGAGCGCCTGTTCCCGGGCCTGATCGCTGACCTGCGGGCGGGCGGCGCGCCGACTCTGGACACCCGTGACCTGTCGTTGACATACGTCGAGGTGAGCGGACACGTGTTGTGCCGGACCGGAGCGTTGGCCGACCCAGACGCGATGCTCACCGCGCTGGCAAGCAGACCGCTATTGGAATCCGTTGTCCGCGAACGAGTCAGGGCTCTATGCAACGTGAGCTTCCGCGAGGGTCATGATGTGATCGGACCCGTGTTGAGCGGCCGGGCGGTCAGCGGGGTGCAGGTCAGTGAACGCGGCACCGGGCGACAATGCGTTCTGTCCGCTGATTTGGTGATCGACGCGACGGGCCGCTCCGCCCGCACCCCGGCTTTCCTGGCCGCTCAGGGCTTTGACCGCCCGGTCGAGCAGACCTACCGTGTGCAGCTCAGTTACGCCAGCCAACTGTTCCGCGTCCCTGCTGGGGCCATGCGCGAAAAAGTGGCCATCATCAGCCCCACGTTGCAGCGTCCCACCGGCGCCGGAATGCTCGCTTATGAAGACAACACCGTCATCTTCACACTGATCGGCGTCGCAGGACACCGGCTGCCCACCGATCTGACCGAGATTCGCTCTGCGGCCGCCGAACTCTTACCCCGACATATCCATACCGTGCTCGAGGCCGCTGAGCCGCTCGGGACCCTGCACAACCGGCAGTACCCGGCCAGTGTGTGGCGGCGCTACGACAAGCTCGCCTCCTTCCCTACAGGACTATTGGTCATCGGTGATGCGGTGTGCAGCTTCAATCCGGTGTACGGGCAAGGCATGACCTCCGCGGCATTGCAAGCCCGCGCGCTACAGAAAGTCCTCGCCAACACTGGCATCACCGAGCTACGTCGGCCTTACTTCCGTGCCGCCGCGCATGAGATCGCGCCGATCTGGAGAGCCAACCGGCTCAACGACTTCGCCGCCACACCGACTACCGGATGGGCGACCTGGCCGCAGCGCGCGCTCGACAGCTACACGAGGGCGTACATGGCTGCCGCATCCACCGACAGAGCACTCACCGAGACGTTCCTGCGCGTTCTGCAGGGCCTCGACTCGGGGGCAGCTCTCGTGGGCCCCGGCCGGGTCGCGCGCGTCATCGCCAACGCCCGCCGACGTACGCAGGCACAAGTCGCTTGA
- a CDS encoding NAD-dependent epimerase/dehydratase family protein, with translation MRVLLTGSSGWLGRFLAPALRDAGHEVVGFDIVPGAETQVLGSVADARAVDRAFSTHEVDGVVHAGALHKPDIVRYPRQAFVDVNVTGTLNLLEAAVAAGVDRFVFTSTTSLMITRAISDGRGVAAAWLDEATAPLEPRNIYGVTKLAAEGLCRMISLERGLSCIVLRTSRFFPEDDDTHRGIGGQNLKANEMLYRRVTVEDVARAHVLALERAPEVGFDILIISAPTPFTREDAVALKQDPQTVIARCFPDAAALFAARGWTLPSTIDRVYDASRAERSIGFRAVTDYGSVLDALREGRDVPLPHDPEYMSPLAKLPDSVRNGHARPATTPWSTTTFPPRRRG, from the coding sequence ATGCGGGTACTTCTCACGGGCTCTTCTGGGTGGCTCGGCCGGTTCCTCGCCCCAGCCCTGCGCGACGCCGGGCATGAGGTCGTCGGCTTCGACATCGTGCCCGGTGCGGAAACACAGGTCCTCGGCTCCGTCGCAGACGCCCGGGCTGTTGATCGCGCCTTCTCCACCCACGAAGTCGACGGCGTGGTCCACGCAGGCGCCTTGCACAAGCCCGACATAGTGCGGTACCCCCGACAAGCATTCGTCGACGTCAACGTGACAGGGACGCTCAACTTACTCGAGGCGGCCGTCGCTGCAGGCGTCGACCGCTTCGTGTTCACCTCCACGACCTCGCTGATGATCACGCGTGCGATCAGCGACGGGAGGGGCGTGGCTGCAGCGTGGCTAGACGAGGCGACCGCGCCGCTTGAGCCGCGCAACATCTACGGAGTCACCAAGCTCGCGGCCGAGGGTCTGTGCCGGATGATCAGTCTTGAGCGAGGCCTTTCCTGCATCGTCCTGCGCACCTCGCGCTTCTTTCCCGAAGACGATGACACCCACCGCGGGATCGGTGGACAGAATTTGAAGGCCAACGAAATGCTCTACCGCAGAGTCACTGTCGAGGATGTGGCGCGTGCGCACGTGCTGGCGCTTGAGCGGGCCCCAGAGGTGGGTTTTGACATCCTGATCATCTCGGCACCGACGCCGTTCACACGTGAGGATGCCGTGGCGCTCAAGCAGGATCCGCAAACGGTCATAGCTCGTTGCTTCCCCGATGCGGCCGCCCTCTTCGCGGCCCGCGGCTGGACGCTACCGTCAACCATAGATCGCGTCTATGACGCCTCGCGCGCTGAGCGGAGCATCGGTTTCCGCGCCGTGACTGACTACGGGTCGGTACTGGACGCCCTACGCGAAGGCCGGGATGTTCCGCTTCCGCACGATCCGGAATACATGTCGCCGTTGGCCAAGCTGCCTGATTCAGTCAGGAATGGGCACGCTAGGCCGGCAACAACTCCTTGGAGTACAACGACTTTCCCGCCGCGTCGCAGAGGTTGA